One part of the Streptomyces lienomycini genome encodes these proteins:
- the xylB gene encoding xylulokinase gives MSAAEGPLVVGVDTSTQSTKALVVDAATGRVVASGQASHTVSSGAGRESDPRQWWDALGEALSQCGEAAREAAAVSIGGQQHGLVTLDARGEPVRPALLWNDVRSAPQASRLIDELGGPKAWAERTGSVPSASFTVTKWAWLAEHEPDAARAVKAVRLPHDYLTERLTGEGTTDRGDVSGTGWWASDTEEYDEGILARVGLDPALLPRVVRPGEVAGTVRDGHGLPFSKGTLVAAGTGDNAAAALGLGLRPGVPVMSLGTSGTAYAVSRHRPADPTGTVAGFADARGDWLPLACTLNCTLAVDRVAALLNLDREAVEPGTEATLLPFLDGERTPNLPHSSGLLYGLRHDTTAGQLLQAAYDGAVHSLLGALDLVLDADADPGAPLLLIGGGARGAAWQQTVRRLSGRPVQIPEARELVALGAAAQAAGLLTGEDGAAVARRWDTAAGPVLDAVERDEATLNRITGVLSDAAPLLERNVDPR, from the coding sequence ATGTCAGCTGCCGAGGGTCCGCTCGTCGTCGGCGTGGACACGTCCACCCAGTCCACCAAGGCGCTGGTCGTCGACGCGGCCACCGGCCGGGTCGTCGCGAGTGGCCAGGCGTCCCACACCGTGTCCTCCGGGGCCGGCCGCGAGAGCGACCCCCGCCAGTGGTGGGACGCGCTGGGCGAGGCCCTGAGCCAGTGCGGGGAGGCCGCCCGGGAGGCCGCCGCGGTGTCCATCGGCGGGCAGCAGCACGGCCTGGTGACGCTGGACGCGCGGGGCGAGCCGGTGCGCCCCGCCCTGCTGTGGAACGACGTGCGCTCGGCCCCGCAGGCCAGCCGCCTGATCGACGAGCTGGGCGGGCCCAAGGCCTGGGCGGAGCGCACGGGGAGCGTGCCCAGCGCCTCCTTCACGGTCACCAAGTGGGCCTGGCTGGCCGAGCACGAGCCGGACGCGGCCCGCGCGGTGAAGGCCGTACGACTCCCCCACGACTACCTCACCGAGCGCCTCACCGGCGAGGGGACCACCGACCGCGGCGACGTGTCCGGCACCGGCTGGTGGGCGTCGGACACCGAGGAGTACGACGAGGGGATCCTCGCGCGCGTGGGGCTCGATCCGGCGTTGCTGCCCCGGGTGGTCCGGCCCGGTGAGGTGGCCGGCACCGTACGCGACGGGCACGGCCTGCCGTTCTCCAAGGGCACCCTGGTCGCCGCCGGCACCGGCGACAACGCGGCCGCCGCGCTGGGCCTTGGGCTGCGTCCCGGGGTTCCGGTGATGAGCCTCGGCACGTCGGGCACGGCGTACGCCGTGTCACGGCACCGGCCCGCCGACCCGACCGGCACGGTGGCGGGCTTCGCCGACGCGCGCGGCGACTGGCTGCCACTGGCCTGCACCCTCAACTGCACGCTTGCCGTCGACCGCGTCGCCGCCCTGCTGAACCTGGACCGGGAAGCCGTCGAGCCCGGCACCGAAGCCACGCTCCTGCCCTTCCTGGACGGCGAGCGCACACCGAACCTCCCGCACTCCTCGGGCCTGCTGTACGGGCTGCGCCACGACACGACCGCCGGTCAGCTGCTCCAGGCCGCGTACGACGGCGCCGTCCACTCTCTGCTCGGCGCCCTCGACCTGGTCCTCGACGCGGACGCGGACCCCGGCGCACCACTGTTGCTGATCGGTGGCGGCGCGCGGGGAGCGGCCTGGCAGCAGACGGTACGGCGGCTGTCGGGCCGCCCTGTCCAGATCCCCGAGGCGAGGGAACTGGTCGCCCTGGGCGCCGCCGCGCAGGCGGCCGGCCTGCTGACGGGCGAGGACGGGGCCGCGGTCGCCCGGCGTTGGGACACGGCCGCCGGGCCGGTGCTCGACGCCGTGGAACGGGACGAGGCGACGCTGAACCGGATCACCGGGGTACTCTCCGACGCGGCACCGCTGCTGGAACGGAACGTGGACCCCCGCTGA
- a CDS encoding ROK family transcriptional regulator, translating into MTAPPHEAHPARPGRALPDTQQGMRRRNLARVMHTVSAEGPLSRAAVASRIGLTRAAVSTLVDELIRSGLLEELGPERPGRVGRPGSALAVSAQGPAGIGAEVGVDHLAVCAVDLRGRVRARAVRYGSNRGRSPEPVLEQLAALVRQVVSEAEAEGLWSAGLAVAVPGLVARDGRTVVRAPNLDWHDTDLGALLPPDLTPTVDNEANFGALAELWLGDGTPRDFLHVSAEIGIGAAVVFDGRLLRGTRGFAGELGHVPVRPDGPECACGGRGCLEQYAGEKAVLRAAGVEPGEDRVGLLAGRATAGDEEVRAALREAGTAFGIALTGAVNLLDPESVILGGALAGLAPWLLPSLRDELARRTAGPPCPVTVSGLGPQGPLLGAAHSVVRAVLDDPALAAERA; encoded by the coding sequence ATGACCGCACCGCCGCACGAAGCGCACCCGGCCCGCCCCGGGCGGGCACTGCCGGACACCCAGCAGGGCATGCGCCGTCGCAATCTCGCGCGCGTGATGCACACCGTCAGCGCCGAGGGCCCGCTGTCCCGGGCCGCCGTCGCCTCACGTATCGGGTTGACGCGCGCGGCGGTGTCGACCCTCGTGGACGAACTCATCCGCTCGGGCCTGCTGGAGGAGCTGGGTCCGGAGCGTCCCGGTCGCGTGGGCCGCCCCGGATCCGCGCTCGCCGTCAGCGCGCAGGGCCCGGCCGGAATCGGGGCGGAGGTCGGCGTCGACCACCTCGCGGTCTGCGCCGTCGACCTGCGTGGCCGGGTGCGCGCGCGGGCCGTGCGGTACGGCAGCAATCGGGGCCGCTCCCCGGAGCCGGTGCTCGAGCAGCTCGCCGCACTGGTGCGGCAGGTCGTCTCGGAGGCGGAGGCCGAGGGACTGTGGTCGGCCGGGCTCGCGGTGGCCGTGCCGGGTCTGGTGGCCAGGGACGGCCGGACCGTCGTGCGCGCCCCGAACCTGGACTGGCACGACACCGATCTCGGCGCCCTGCTGCCCCCGGACCTCACGCCGACCGTGGACAACGAGGCCAACTTCGGGGCGCTCGCCGAACTCTGGCTCGGTGACGGCACTCCCCGGGACTTCCTGCACGTCTCGGCGGAGATCGGCATCGGCGCGGCCGTGGTCTTCGACGGTCGCCTGCTGCGCGGCACCCGCGGGTTCGCCGGTGAGCTGGGACATGTACCGGTCCGTCCCGACGGGCCCGAGTGCGCCTGTGGTGGGCGGGGATGTCTGGAGCAGTACGCGGGTGAGAAGGCGGTGCTGCGCGCGGCGGGCGTGGAGCCCGGGGAAGATCGTGTGGGGCTGCTCGCCGGACGTGCCACGGCGGGCGACGAGGAGGTACGGGCCGCGCTGCGTGAAGCGGGTACGGCGTTCGGGATCGCGCTGACCGGTGCCGTCAACCTGCTGGATCCAGAGAGCGTGATCCTGGGCGGCGCCCTGGCCGGACTGGCACCGTGGCTGCTGCCCTCACTGCGTGACGAACTGGCCCGGCGGACGGCCGGTCCCCCCTGCCCGGTCACGGTGTCCGGGCTGGGACCGCAGGGGCCGCTGCTCGGAGCCGCACACTCCGTGGTGCGGGCCGTCCTGGACGACCCGGCGCTGGCGGCGGAGCGGGCCTGA
- a CDS encoding N-acetylmuramoyl-L-alanine amidase has product MERERTAPVPSRRRLLKGAALATVPYALLSGTPATATTRAVDYPSAEWQPASASNYSRSTRPTAYPVDYVVVHVTQETYPDTLSIFRDPEKQVSAHYVVRSSDGHVAQCVRETDIAWHAGNWDYNTRSIGIEHEGWVDRPQYFTNALYEQSARLTAAICTAYGIPKDREHIIAHHEVPGSDHTDPGPFWDWTRYIRLVNFA; this is encoded by the coding sequence ATGGAAAGGGAAAGGACAGCGCCGGTTCCCAGCAGGCGGCGGCTCCTGAAGGGCGCCGCGCTCGCCACCGTCCCCTACGCCCTGCTCTCCGGTACACCGGCCACCGCCACGACCCGCGCCGTCGACTACCCCTCCGCCGAGTGGCAGCCCGCGAGCGCCTCCAACTACAGCCGGTCGACCCGCCCCACGGCCTACCCCGTCGACTATGTGGTCGTCCACGTCACGCAGGAGACGTACCCCGACACCCTCTCCATCTTCCGCGATCCCGAGAAACAGGTGTCCGCGCACTACGTCGTCCGGTCCTCCGACGGGCACGTGGCGCAGTGTGTCCGTGAGACGGACATCGCCTGGCACGCCGGAAACTGGGACTACAACACCCGCAGCATCGGCATCGAACACGAGGGGTGGGTGGACCGGCCCCAGTACTTCACCAATGCCCTGTACGAGCAGTCCGCCCGGCTCACCGCCGCGATCTGCACGGCCTACGGCATCCCCAAGGACCGCGAGCACATCATCGCGCACCACGAGGTCCCGGGCAGCGACCACACCGATCCGGGGCCCTTCTGGGACTGGACCCGCTACATCAGACTGGTCAACTTCGCCTGA
- a CDS encoding GAF domain-containing protein produces the protein MTDSWLALEPGTDPLERARTLRRAHETFTEAGTVPQPVRAVVAESWRRSVRAGVGPDGTASVELMDGDLGAYRAEHPLARAMPLVRELLGTFASDGEHLLAVCDAHGRLLWVEGHPVTRRRAEGMNFVPGARWAESAVGTNAPGTAVAVGRPVQVFAAEHFIRRVQPWTCAAAPVHDPRTGRVLGAVDITGGDGLAHPHSLGFVQAVARAAQSQLALLAPERSGPRAAELTALGRDEALLSADGRRVRLSRRHSEIVVLLAHHPEGLTGDELLCALYEDETVPPVTLRAELARLRGILGPGRLASRPYRLTTPVESDAAVVERRLRVGALTAAATAYAGPLLPGSQAPAVVRLRRRLADGLRAALIACGDPDLLADWAYAPWGEDDLDIWRALASVRPSAANGSRLAALESELTDPDPW, from the coding sequence TTGACTGATTCATGGCTGGCTCTGGAACCGGGGACCGACCCCCTGGAGCGCGCGCGGACTCTGCGGCGGGCACACGAGACGTTCACCGAGGCGGGGACGGTACCGCAGCCGGTGCGTGCCGTGGTGGCGGAGTCGTGGCGGCGGTCGGTCCGGGCGGGTGTCGGGCCCGACGGCACCGCGAGCGTGGAACTGATGGACGGTGACCTGGGCGCCTACCGGGCCGAACACCCACTGGCGCGGGCGATGCCGCTGGTCCGGGAGCTCCTGGGCACGTTCGCCTCCGACGGCGAGCATCTGCTCGCGGTGTGCGACGCGCACGGCAGGTTGCTGTGGGTCGAGGGGCATCCGGTCACCCGGCGGCGGGCGGAAGGGATGAACTTCGTGCCCGGTGCCCGGTGGGCGGAGTCGGCGGTCGGAACGAACGCGCCGGGCACGGCGGTGGCCGTCGGCCGCCCGGTGCAGGTCTTCGCGGCGGAGCACTTCATACGACGGGTCCAGCCCTGGACGTGCGCGGCCGCTCCCGTGCACGATCCCCGCACCGGGCGGGTGCTGGGGGCCGTGGACATCACGGGCGGGGACGGTCTGGCGCACCCGCACAGTCTGGGCTTCGTGCAGGCGGTGGCGCGTGCCGCTCAGTCGCAGCTGGCGCTGCTCGCTCCGGAGCGGTCCGGACCCCGAGCGGCCGAGCTGACCGCGCTGGGCCGGGACGAGGCCCTGCTCAGCGCGGACGGCCGCAGGGTACGGCTGAGCCGGCGGCACAGCGAGATCGTCGTGCTGCTGGCCCACCACCCGGAGGGCCTGACCGGCGACGAGTTGCTGTGCGCGCTGTACGAGGACGAGACGGTGCCGCCGGTGACGCTGCGTGCCGAGCTGGCCAGGTTGCGCGGCATCCTGGGGCCGGGCCGGCTGGCCTCCCGTCCGTACCGGCTCACGACGCCCGTCGAGTCCGACGCCGCCGTCGTCGAGCGTCGTCTGCGGGTCGGCGCGCTGACGGCGGCCGCGACGGCGTACGCGGGCCCGCTGCTGCCCGGCTCCCAAGCCCCGGCCGTGGTGCGGCTCAGGCGCCGGCTCGCCGACGGTCTGCGCGCCGCGCTGATCGCGTGCGGCGATCCCGACCTGCTGGCCGACTGGGCGTACGCACCGTGGGGGGAGGACGATCTCGACATCTGGCGTGCGCTCGCCTCGGTCCGGCCCAGCGCGGCCAACGGCTCCCGGCTGGCGGCGCTGGAGTCGGAGCTGACGGATCCGGACCCCTGGTGA
- the exaC gene encoding acetaldehyde dehydrogenase ExaC gives MTRYAAPGTEGAIVSYQSRYDHFIGGEYVPPSRGQYFENPSPVNGLPFTEIARGTADDVERALDAAHEAAPGWGRTSVTERSDILLKIADRMEANLERLAVAESWENGKPVRETLAADMPLAVDHFRYFAGAIRAQEGSIGEVDDDTVAYHFHEPLGVVAQIIPWNFPILMATWKLAPALAAGNAVVLKPAEQTPASIHYWLSLVADLLPPGVVNVVNGFGAEAGKPLASSPRVAKVAFTGETTTGRLIMQYASENIKPVTLELGGKSPNIFFDDVWARDDDFRDKALEGFTMFALNQGEVCTCPSRALVQRGSYAEFMEAAVARTELIKPGHPLDTDTMIGAQASNDQLEKILSYLDIGRQEGAKVLTGGERIEHDGELKGGYYVQPTIFEGHNRMRIFQEEIFGPVVSVTSFDDFDDAIRTANDTLYGLGAGVWTRDMNTAYRAGRAIQAGRVWTNCYHAYPAHAAFGGYKQSGIGRENHKMMLEHYQQTKNLLVSYSAKKLGFF, from the coding sequence ATGACCCGTTATGCGGCGCCCGGCACCGAGGGCGCGATCGTCTCCTATCAGTCGCGCTACGACCACTTCATCGGCGGCGAGTACGTGCCGCCGTCGCGCGGGCAGTACTTCGAGAACCCGTCTCCGGTGAACGGTCTGCCGTTCACCGAGATCGCGCGCGGCACCGCGGACGACGTGGAGCGGGCGCTCGACGCGGCGCACGAGGCCGCTCCGGGTTGGGGCCGTACCTCGGTGACCGAGCGTTCCGACATCCTGCTGAAGATCGCCGACCGCATGGAGGCGAACCTGGAGCGCCTGGCGGTCGCCGAGAGCTGGGAGAACGGCAAGCCGGTGCGCGAGACGCTGGCGGCCGACATGCCGCTCGCCGTCGACCACTTCCGCTACTTCGCGGGGGCGATCCGCGCGCAGGAGGGTTCGATCGGCGAGGTCGACGACGACACGGTGGCGTACCACTTCCACGAGCCGCTCGGCGTCGTCGCGCAGATCATCCCGTGGAACTTCCCGATCCTGATGGCGACCTGGAAGCTCGCCCCGGCCCTGGCCGCCGGGAACGCGGTGGTGCTGAAGCCCGCGGAGCAGACCCCGGCCTCGATCCACTACTGGCTGAGCCTGGTGGCGGACCTGCTGCCGCCCGGCGTCGTGAACGTCGTCAACGGCTTCGGCGCGGAGGCGGGCAAGCCGCTCGCGTCGAGCCCCCGGGTGGCGAAGGTGGCGTTCACCGGGGAGACCACGACGGGGCGGCTGATCATGCAGTACGCCTCGGAGAACATCAAGCCGGTCACGCTGGAGCTGGGCGGCAAGTCGCCGAACATCTTCTTCGACGACGTCTGGGCGCGGGACGACGACTTCCGCGACAAGGCGCTCGAGGGCTTCACGATGTTCGCGCTCAACCAGGGCGAGGTCTGCACCTGTCCGTCCCGTGCGCTCGTCCAGCGCGGCAGCTACGCCGAGTTCATGGAAGCGGCCGTCGCCCGCACCGAACTGATCAAGCCGGGCCACCCGCTGGACACCGACACGATGATCGGCGCGCAGGCCTCCAACGACCAGCTGGAGAAGATCCTCTCCTACCTGGACATCGGCCGGCAGGAAGGCGCCAAGGTGCTCACCGGCGGCGAGCGGATCGAGCACGACGGCGAGCTGAAGGGCGGTTACTACGTCCAGCCGACGATCTTCGAGGGTCACAACCGCATGCGGATCTTCCAGGAGGAGATCTTCGGCCCGGTCGTGTCGGTGACGTCCTTCGACGACTTCGACGACGCGATCAGGACCGCCAACGACACCCTGTACGGGCTCGGCGCCGGCGTGTGGACCCGCGACATGAACACCGCCTACCGTGCGGGCCGGGCGATCCAGGCGGGACGCGTGTGGACGAACTGCTACCACGCCTACCCCGCGCACGCCGCCTTCGGCGGCTACAAGCAGTCGGGCATCGGCCGGGAGAACCACAAGATGATGCTGGAGCACTACCAGCAGACGAAGAACCTCCTCGTCTCGTACTCGGCGAAGAAGCTCGGGTTCTTCTAG
- a CDS encoding YqjF family protein, with product MPLLTQEWLDLAFIHWAVEPAAVAGLMPRGTVPDTYDGLTYVGLVAFRMHRVGWLRLPAIPYLGSFPETNVRLYSVDAHGRRGVVFRSMDAARLIPVVMGRVGFRLPYLWSRMTVRAAGDTVTYTSSRRWPGPRGAYSRITLRTGERIDEPTGLEHFLTARWGMHNMFFGGAAYLPNDHPRWPLHRARLLSCDEDLIAGAGLPAPSDAPVSVLYSPGVPVRLGRPARPAAINPSGPDLRHA from the coding sequence ATGCCGCTTCTCACCCAGGAGTGGCTCGACCTCGCCTTCATCCACTGGGCGGTCGAGCCCGCCGCCGTGGCGGGGCTGATGCCGCGCGGCACCGTCCCCGACACGTACGACGGACTCACCTACGTCGGACTCGTCGCCTTCCGGATGCACCGGGTCGGATGGCTCCGGCTGCCCGCGATCCCGTACCTCGGCTCGTTCCCGGAGACCAACGTGCGCCTGTACAGCGTGGACGCGCACGGGCGGCGCGGCGTGGTCTTCCGGTCGATGGACGCGGCCCGCCTGATACCGGTGGTCATGGGCCGGGTCGGCTTCCGGCTGCCCTACCTGTGGTCCCGCATGACCGTCCGTGCCGCGGGCGACACCGTGACCTACACCAGTTCCCGCCGATGGCCGGGACCGCGCGGCGCGTACAGCCGCATCACCTTGCGGACCGGTGAACGCATCGACGAACCCACCGGCCTGGAGCACTTCCTCACCGCCCGCTGGGGCATGCACAACATGTTCTTCGGCGGGGCGGCGTACCTGCCCAACGACCATCCCCGCTGGCCGCTGCACCGGGCCCGGCTCCTCTCGTGCGACGAGGATTTGATCGCGGGCGCCGGGCTGCCGGCCCCGTCCGACGCTCCGGTCAGCGTCCTCTACTCACCCGGCGTCCCGGTCCGCCTCGGACGCCCCGCCAGGCCGGCCGCCATCAACCCGTCGGGCCCTGACCTCAGGCACGCTTGA
- a CDS encoding DNA polymerase III subunit beta family protein, with product MESEMRSIGEMARDSGLGVSALRFYDRAGVLVPARVDPVSGYRWYAPEQLDEARVLARLRRAGMPLADVRLVLAGWAGADTDLVRGLLSAHLRRLELGLAEARDEFSTLRALLDHRENPMTAAARTGTLRLSLPAADLAAAFDAVRFAAGGDPELPMLGGVLFDVDGDTLHLVATDRYRMAVARVAAAGHEGPRDQVVVPAPLADAMRALLSDGGPARFSVEGDGVMLETGGRQASGQRLAYDFPDYRRLVQLPSGRRVVVDVPAFRKALESGPVRPGEARERDGAAREVSVLGVADDGTVTVCGDGDDVDRVGVDRGFLLDALAAADRDRLVLELGASTAPLAIRRTDDDAAFSLLMPVRLDD from the coding sequence GTGGAGAGCGAGATGCGCAGCATCGGGGAGATGGCCCGCGACAGCGGACTGGGCGTGAGCGCCCTGCGGTTCTACGACCGGGCCGGTGTACTGGTCCCCGCACGGGTGGATCCGGTGAGTGGCTACCGCTGGTACGCCCCGGAGCAGCTCGACGAGGCCAGGGTGCTGGCCCGGCTGCGGCGGGCCGGCATGCCGTTGGCGGACGTCCGGCTGGTGCTGGCCGGCTGGGCCGGCGCGGACACGGACCTCGTGCGCGGACTCCTGTCGGCGCATCTGCGTCGTCTCGAACTGGGCCTGGCCGAGGCCCGCGACGAGTTCTCCACACTCCGAGCCCTACTCGATCACCGGGAGAATCCCATGACCGCTGCCGCGCGTACCGGCACCCTCCGACTGTCCCTCCCCGCGGCCGACCTCGCGGCCGCCTTCGACGCGGTCCGCTTCGCCGCCGGCGGAGACCCCGAGCTGCCCATGCTCGGCGGGGTGCTGTTCGACGTCGATGGCGACACGCTGCACCTCGTGGCCACGGACCGGTATCGGATGGCCGTCGCGCGTGTGGCTGCCGCCGGACACGAGGGGCCGCGTGACCAGGTCGTCGTGCCCGCTCCGCTCGCCGACGCGATGCGTGCCCTCCTGAGCGACGGCGGGCCCGCCCGTTTCTCCGTGGAGGGCGACGGCGTGATGCTGGAGACAGGGGGGCGCCAGGCCTCCGGTCAGCGGCTGGCGTACGACTTTCCCGACTACCGCCGTCTCGTCCAGCTGCCGTCCGGACGGCGCGTGGTCGTCGATGTGCCCGCCTTCCGGAAGGCACTGGAGTCCGGCCCCGTCCGGCCGGGTGAGGCGCGCGAGCGGGACGGCGCCGCGCGGGAGGTCAGCGTGCTCGGTGTGGCGGACGACGGGACGGTGACGGTCTGCGGGGACGGCGACGACGTGGACCGCGTCGGCGTCGACCGCGGGTTCCTGCTGGACGCGCTCGCCGCCGCGGACCGGGACCGGCTCGTCCTGGAACTGGGCGCCTCCACGGCACCGCTCGCGATCCGCCGGACGGACGACGACGCGGCGTTCTCGCTGCTGATGCCGGTCCGCCTGGACGACTGA
- a CDS encoding DUF4132 domain-containing protein, protein MGWVTAGDYEVALDDGKVVCRNAAGRRLKSVPAKLADDPAVVGLRQLVEWLERHERQCLGDVERWMVRSLPVPLAVLTRVWPDPAWRSALRDLVVTGADGEVAGFLRDADPERGLGLVDLDGDTVRIAPDLVRLPHPVLLEDLEELREFAVELGVEQRAQQLFREVWHRPAVLDAEATTVDEYAGGAFKELRFLHGRVTQLGHRVRGGYAVCSVWEDGRGVEARVWVGDYDGYAETETGPLMWTDAAGQVVKPGRVGPVAWSEGMRMAAALYAGRDIEDEERAA, encoded by the coding sequence ATGGGGTGGGTGACGGCCGGGGACTACGAGGTCGCCCTGGACGACGGCAAGGTGGTGTGCCGCAACGCCGCCGGACGGCGGCTGAAGTCGGTGCCCGCCAAACTCGCGGACGATCCCGCGGTGGTCGGACTGCGGCAGCTCGTCGAGTGGTTGGAGCGCCACGAACGCCAGTGCCTGGGCGACGTGGAGCGGTGGATGGTGCGGTCCCTGCCCGTGCCCCTCGCCGTGCTCACCCGGGTGTGGCCCGACCCGGCCTGGCGGTCCGCCCTGCGCGACCTCGTGGTCACCGGTGCCGACGGCGAGGTCGCGGGCTTCCTGCGGGACGCCGACCCCGAGCGCGGTCTCGGCCTCGTCGACCTCGACGGGGACACGGTGCGCATCGCCCCCGACCTCGTCCGTCTCCCGCATCCCGTGCTCCTCGAAGACCTCGAGGAGCTGCGGGAGTTCGCCGTCGAGCTCGGCGTCGAACAGCGGGCTCAGCAGCTCTTCCGCGAGGTGTGGCACCGCCCCGCCGTACTCGACGCCGAGGCCACCACGGTGGACGAGTACGCGGGCGGCGCCTTCAAGGAGCTGCGCTTCCTGCACGGGCGCGTCACTCAGCTCGGCCACCGCGTACGAGGCGGATACGCCGTCTGCTCCGTGTGGGAGGACGGCCGCGGTGTGGAAGCCCGCGTCTGGGTCGGCGACTACGACGGGTACGCCGAGACGGAGACCGGCCCCCTGATGTGGACCGACGCCGCCGGCCAGGTGGTGAAGCCGGGCCGTGTGGGACCGGTGGCCTGGTCGGAGGGCATGCGCATGGCTGCCGCGCTGTACGCCGGTCGCGACATCGAGGACGAGGAGCGGGCCGCGTGA
- a CDS encoding ATP-binding protein, with amino-acid sequence MTTTLSPDTARQIVPPEERYATELAFLAAHDDGPRPPAWRLTPRAAVTFVMGSDGRALRLPEDAEVPEGVPRRLVVEGKFVGDRALVERCVVTLAGERGLLLVGEPGTAKSMLSELLSAAVCGTSGLVVQGTAGTTEDQLKYGWNYALLLAQGPSRTALVPSPVLTAMTRGGIARVEEVTRCLPEVQDALVSLLSERRIAVPELSGTDDALAHAAPGFNLIATANLRDRGVSEMSAALKRRFNFETVGSIPDLDAETALVRGQARASVERAGVPFKVDEAVLEALVVAFRDLREGRSAEGWEVERPSTVMSTAEAVSVAGALGLAAAYFPGDRDVLGLLPGHLLGVVRKDDPADAARLRGYWDGPVRRRAEQGSATWRTLWDLRTVLEG; translated from the coding sequence ATGACCACCACCCTCTCCCCCGACACCGCCCGCCAGATCGTGCCGCCCGAGGAGCGGTACGCCACCGAGCTGGCCTTCCTCGCCGCCCACGACGACGGTCCGCGCCCGCCCGCCTGGCGGCTCACGCCCCGCGCGGCGGTCACCTTCGTCATGGGCAGCGACGGCCGCGCCCTACGGCTGCCCGAGGACGCCGAGGTGCCCGAGGGAGTGCCGCGCCGGCTGGTGGTGGAGGGCAAGTTCGTCGGCGACCGGGCGCTGGTGGAGCGGTGCGTCGTGACGCTCGCCGGGGAGCGCGGACTGCTGCTCGTCGGCGAGCCCGGCACCGCCAAGTCGATGCTGTCCGAGCTGCTGTCGGCAGCCGTGTGCGGCACCAGCGGCCTGGTGGTGCAGGGCACGGCGGGAACGACCGAGGACCAGCTCAAGTACGGCTGGAACTACGCCCTGCTGCTCGCCCAGGGCCCCAGCCGGACGGCGCTCGTGCCGTCCCCGGTGCTGACCGCGATGACCCGGGGCGGCATCGCCCGCGTCGAGGAGGTCACCCGCTGCCTGCCGGAGGTGCAGGACGCCCTGGTCTCCCTCCTCTCCGAGCGGCGCATCGCCGTGCCCGAACTCTCGGGCACCGACGACGCCCTGGCACACGCCGCGCCCGGGTTCAACCTCATCGCCACCGCCAACCTCCGCGACAGGGGCGTCTCCGAGATGTCCGCGGCTCTCAAGCGGCGCTTCAACTTCGAGACGGTGGGCTCCATCCCGGACCTCGACGCCGAGACGGCCCTGGTGCGCGGCCAGGCGCGGGCCTCGGTCGAACGTGCCGGCGTGCCCTTCAAGGTCGACGAGGCCGTCCTGGAGGCCCTGGTCGTCGCGTTCCGCGATCTGCGAGAAGGCCGTTCTGCGGAGGGCTGGGAAGTCGAGCGGCCCTCCACCGTCATGAGCACCGCGGAGGCGGTGTCCGTCGCGGGCGCGCTCGGGCTGGCCGCGGCGTACTTCCCCGGGGACCGCGACGTGCTGGGGCTGCTGCCCGGGCATCTCCTCGGCGTGGTCCGCAAGGACGATCCCGCCGACGCGGCGCGGCTGCGCGGTTACTGGGACGGTCCGGTCCGGCGCCGGGCCGAGCAGGGTTCGGCCACCTGGCGCACCTTGTGGGACCTGCGCACGGTCCTGGAGGGCTGA